A portion of the Streptomyces sp. NBC_00376 genome contains these proteins:
- a CDS encoding non-ribosomal peptide synthetase, which translates to MSGSVLDQIRRTIAESPGSTAIEGPAGALDYAGFGLRAEALAARLRAHGVATGAPVAVLASPSQEGVIALVAVAMAGAAYVPLCPSLPGDRLRAMVEDSGARLLVHTGATAPLATLGVPALPVLDDSAHDTSQPPVPVPAESPVSVIYTSGSTGRPKGVLIPHRALANRVAWGQRVYPLGAGDRVLHHTRYIYDFSAWEVFATLSHGATLVAPELANYPDFHELAESLGRLRITHAHFVPSVLAGVTGREAFAGCDTLSVLFSGGETLTNDLAQRVRSLSDATLYNQYGPTETCVDSTFHRYEADEAAGSVPIGTSIDDTRLYVLDEALAPVPDGTEGELYVSGPGVATGYLGRPGLTAERFLPDPYRGEAGARMYRTGDLVVRRGDGALEFRGRADLQVNLRGIRVELEEVESVLALDDDVVAAVAAVVGDDSPALVAMVFAAEGAVVDPAKVRGAAQRRLPAALVPDQVFLGERPPLLPSGKTDRAAVRELVLRERGARSARREEPATAEDGVEPFITGLWRTYLDVDGFGPDESFFELGGHSLLAVEMVSEVGEHLGIEVSLGEFFEEPTVRTVVALATSALGEKTAD; encoded by the coding sequence ATGAGCGGATCCGTCCTGGACCAGATACGCAGGACCATCGCCGAATCCCCCGGGAGCACGGCGATCGAGGGCCCGGCAGGCGCCCTCGACTACGCCGGTTTCGGCCTCCGGGCCGAAGCGCTCGCCGCCCGGCTGCGCGCCCACGGCGTCGCCACCGGAGCACCGGTCGCCGTCCTGGCGAGCCCTTCCCAGGAAGGCGTCATCGCGCTCGTCGCCGTCGCGATGGCCGGAGCCGCGTACGTACCGCTGTGCCCCTCACTGCCCGGAGACCGGCTGCGCGCCATGGTCGAGGACTCCGGCGCGCGGCTGCTGGTGCACACCGGGGCCACCGCCCCGCTCGCCACGCTCGGCGTTCCGGCCCTGCCCGTGCTCGACGACTCCGCGCACGACACGTCGCAGCCCCCGGTTCCCGTTCCGGCCGAATCCCCGGTCTCGGTGATCTACACCTCCGGCTCCACCGGCCGGCCCAAGGGCGTACTGATCCCGCACCGGGCCCTGGCCAACCGCGTCGCCTGGGGCCAGCGGGTCTACCCGCTCGGCGCCGGGGACCGCGTCCTGCACCACACCCGCTACATCTACGACTTCTCCGCGTGGGAGGTCTTCGCCACCCTCTCCCACGGCGCCACCCTGGTCGCCCCGGAGCTCGCCAACTACCCGGACTTCCACGAGCTGGCCGAATCGCTGGGGCGGCTCCGGATCACCCACGCGCACTTCGTGCCGTCCGTGCTCGCCGGCGTGACCGGGCGTGAGGCCTTCGCCGGCTGCGACACGCTCTCCGTCCTCTTCTCCGGCGGCGAGACCCTCACCAACGACCTGGCACAGCGGGTGCGTTCACTCTCGGACGCCACCCTCTACAACCAGTACGGCCCCACCGAGACCTGCGTCGACTCGACGTTCCACCGTTACGAGGCGGACGAAGCGGCCGGCTCCGTACCCATCGGCACGTCGATCGACGACACCCGGCTGTACGTGCTCGACGAGGCACTCGCCCCGGTGCCGGACGGCACCGAGGGGGAGCTCTACGTATCCGGTCCGGGCGTGGCGACCGGATACCTCGGACGGCCCGGCCTCACCGCCGAACGGTTCCTGCCCGATCCGTATCGCGGCGAGGCGGGCGCGCGCATGTACCGCACCGGCGACCTCGTCGTACGGCGCGGGGACGGAGCCCTGGAGTTCCGCGGCCGTGCGGACCTCCAGGTGAACCTGCGCGGCATCCGGGTCGAACTCGAAGAGGTCGAGAGCGTCCTGGCCCTGGACGACGACGTCGTCGCCGCGGTCGCCGCGGTCGTCGGCGACGACAGCCCGGCGCTCGTCGCGATGGTCTTCGCGGCGGAGGGCGCGGTGGTCGACCCGGCCAAGGTCCGCGGGGCCGCCCAGCGCCGGCTGCCCGCCGCCCTCGTGCCGGACCAGGTCTTCCTGGGCGAGCGCCCGCCGCTCCTGCCCAGCGGCAAGACCGACCGGGCCGCCGTCCGCGAACTCGTCCTGCGCGAACGCGGGGCCAGGAGCGCCCGGCGCGAGGAACCCGCCACGGCCGAGGACGGCGTCGAACCGTTCATCACCGGGCTCTGGCGCACCTACCTGGACGTCGACGGGTTCGGGCCGGACGAGAGCTTCTTCGAGCTCGGCGGGCACTCGCTGCTCGCCGTCGAGATGGTCAGCGAGGTCGGCGAGCACCTGGGCATCGAGGTGTCCCTGGGCGAGTTCTTCGAGGAGCCGACCGTCAGGACCGTGGTCGCCCTGGCGACTTCGGCGCTGGGGGAGAAGACGGCGGACTGA
- a CDS encoding non-ribosomal peptide synthetase, with product MSQDRDALFLQLLRSRGLDRPSDAPIEKSARSESRLSLAQERMWFLEQLHPEQPTYHVPLALRLSGALDAEVLRAALGDVVARHAALRSVFPSVAGRPRQVIRDDAELPWTVVDVAGLGEEDVLARAEEESRTSFDLAKGPLVRACLLRSAADDHVLVVTFHHIVFDGWSVGVFTRELSEYFAARTEGRLPALAELPIQFGDFAEWQRDWLDGDVLRELIDHWRQALDGAPPVLELPADRPRPAVETHRGTHELVAVPADLVSGLREVCAREDVTLFMVLLAAFDVLLARYSGQEDIVVGTPIANRNRAEIEPLIGFFVNTLVLRTDIGGDPTVSELLSRVRTSAISAYANENLPFARLVEELRPERDLSRSPLVQVMFALANTPEQDPELTGLTVRPLSVEPGVAKFDLSAFLREEGDEVVGGLEYATDLFDRETVLRFWDHYLMLLRSLADAEPGARTSSLALIPDGERRLLTEGWNATERTWPGAPETLHGLFEAQAARTPDATAVVHGEVGLTYRELDAAANRLARRLSERGVGPESVVGLYCDRGPELITALLAVLKAGAAYLPLDPAQPQPRLAHMLRDSGTRLVLTQDRLAAQLPEDAATLSVDRRDDGPSPTAAPADTAGAGSLAYVIYTSGSTGVPKGVAIEHRAVVNLIQGLCDDIGLGPGDRLLAVTTPAFDIAALELLGPLARGATVVLADRETVSDGRLLGPFITACGATVMQATPSLWRMLLDSGWAGDPKVRVLCGGEALPPELLDRLLPLVAGVHNVYGPTETTVWSLATALDRSCGGGATVPIGRPLANTRAYVVDRAMELVPLGVPGELCIGGRGVARGYVGLPALTAERFVPDPYGGDGGRLYRTGDIVRYRPDGRMEFLGRSDHQVKLRGFRIELNEIQNVLLQHPEVDSAVAVLREDRPGDARIIGYITAHEPELRTAGLRQWLAERLPEYMVPALLVQLDALPQTANGKIDRNALPVPGEQRSGSDDAYVAPRSDQEQKLVDLFADVLDLPAQRIGVHDDFFALGGQSLLAVALISRVCSAFGVDLPLSALFTARTVAAFLPVVLAGRPVESAGADSPDEFDFFAIPRAPRDAPLPLAIAQERLWFFEKLRPGTAAYNEPLVLRLGGALDAGLLRGAVEDVVARHEALRSTFPSVGGRPRQVVDEAFALPWSVVDMPGADRQALIARAEQETRAPFDLAKGPLVRACLLRVAPQDHVLVLTIHHAVFDGWSLGILLRELEECFAARTEGRGPKLPDLPVQYGDYAVWQREWLADGVLEDLADYWRETLEGAPPVLELPADHPRPAVQSHRGVHEATVLPADLTEGLRELCKREEVTMFMVLLTAFKILLARYSGQEDVVVGTPVANRNRVEIESLIGFFVNTLVLRTDLSGDPSVLDVLDRVRDTAIGAYANQDMPYAELVKELRPPRDPSRSPLVQVMFALANTPDHEPELTGLTVDQFDAEQGVARFDLSLLVKERDDVIAVALEYCTDLFEPATARRLLADYTQVIVEMLRAPDAPLSQLNGISR from the coding sequence ATGTCCCAGGACCGCGACGCACTCTTTCTGCAGTTGCTCCGCAGCCGCGGGCTCGACCGGCCCAGTGACGCGCCGATCGAAAAGTCCGCGAGGAGCGAGAGCCGGCTCTCCCTCGCGCAGGAACGGATGTGGTTCCTGGAACAGCTGCACCCCGAGCAGCCCACCTACCATGTGCCACTCGCCCTCCGCCTGAGCGGCGCGCTGGACGCGGAGGTGCTGCGCGCCGCGCTGGGCGACGTCGTCGCGCGACACGCGGCGCTGCGGTCGGTGTTCCCCTCGGTGGCCGGGCGCCCGCGCCAAGTGATCCGCGACGACGCGGAGTTGCCGTGGACCGTGGTGGACGTGGCGGGGCTGGGCGAAGAGGACGTACTGGCCCGGGCGGAGGAGGAGTCGCGCACCTCCTTCGACCTGGCGAAGGGGCCGCTCGTGCGGGCCTGCCTGCTGCGCTCGGCTGCGGACGACCACGTCCTGGTCGTGACCTTCCACCACATCGTCTTCGACGGCTGGTCGGTGGGCGTGTTCACCCGCGAGCTGTCGGAGTACTTCGCGGCCCGCACCGAGGGCCGCCTGCCTGCCCTCGCCGAACTCCCCATCCAGTTCGGGGACTTCGCCGAGTGGCAGCGCGACTGGCTGGACGGCGACGTCCTCCGGGAGCTGATCGACCACTGGCGGCAGGCCCTGGACGGCGCGCCGCCCGTCCTCGAACTGCCCGCCGACCGACCCCGCCCGGCCGTGGAGACCCACCGGGGCACCCACGAGCTGGTGGCCGTGCCCGCCGACCTCGTCAGCGGGCTCCGGGAGGTGTGCGCCCGCGAGGACGTGACCCTGTTCATGGTCCTGCTGGCCGCCTTCGACGTACTCCTCGCCCGCTACAGCGGCCAGGAGGACATCGTCGTCGGCACCCCGATCGCCAACCGCAACCGCGCCGAGATCGAGCCGCTGATCGGCTTCTTCGTCAACACCCTCGTACTGCGTACCGACATCGGCGGCGACCCCACCGTCAGCGAACTGCTGAGCCGGGTCCGGACCAGTGCGATCAGCGCGTACGCCAACGAGAACCTGCCGTTCGCCCGGCTGGTGGAGGAGCTGCGCCCGGAGCGCGACCTCAGCCGCTCCCCGCTGGTCCAGGTCATGTTCGCCCTGGCCAACACCCCCGAGCAGGACCCGGAGCTGACCGGACTCACCGTCCGGCCGCTCTCGGTCGAGCCGGGCGTCGCCAAGTTCGACCTGTCCGCGTTCCTGCGGGAGGAGGGCGACGAGGTCGTCGGCGGTCTGGAGTACGCCACCGACCTCTTCGACCGCGAGACGGTGCTGCGGTTCTGGGACCACTACCTGATGCTGCTGCGGTCCCTGGCCGACGCCGAGCCGGGCGCGCGGACCTCCTCCCTCGCGCTGATCCCGGACGGCGAGCGGCGCCTGCTGACCGAGGGCTGGAACGCCACCGAGCGCACCTGGCCCGGCGCCCCCGAGACCCTGCACGGGCTGTTCGAGGCCCAGGCCGCCCGTACTCCGGACGCCACCGCCGTCGTCCACGGCGAGGTCGGTCTCACCTACCGGGAGCTCGACGCCGCCGCGAACCGGCTCGCCCGCCGACTGTCCGAGCGGGGCGTGGGCCCCGAGTCCGTCGTCGGCCTGTACTGCGACCGCGGCCCCGAGCTGATCACCGCCCTGCTGGCCGTCCTCAAGGCCGGTGCGGCCTATCTCCCGCTCGACCCCGCCCAGCCGCAGCCGCGCCTCGCACACATGCTGCGCGACTCCGGCACCCGCCTCGTCCTCACCCAGGACCGGCTCGCCGCGCAACTCCCCGAGGACGCGGCCACGTTGAGCGTCGACCGGAGGGACGACGGTCCGTCGCCGACGGCGGCCCCCGCCGACACGGCGGGCGCCGGCTCCCTCGCGTACGTCATCTACACCTCCGGGTCCACCGGTGTGCCCAAGGGCGTCGCGATCGAGCACCGGGCCGTCGTCAACCTCATCCAGGGCCTCTGCGACGACATCGGCCTCGGCCCCGGGGACCGGCTGCTCGCCGTCACCACCCCTGCCTTCGACATCGCCGCGCTCGAACTGCTCGGCCCGCTCGCCCGCGGGGCGACCGTCGTACTAGCCGACCGCGAGACCGTCTCGGACGGCCGCCTCCTCGGCCCCTTCATCACCGCCTGCGGCGCCACCGTCATGCAGGCGACGCCCTCGCTGTGGCGGATGCTCCTGGACAGCGGCTGGGCCGGCGACCCGAAGGTGCGGGTGCTGTGCGGCGGCGAGGCCCTGCCACCGGAACTGCTGGACCGGCTGCTACCGCTCGTCGCCGGGGTGCACAACGTCTACGGGCCGACCGAGACCACGGTGTGGTCCCTGGCCACCGCCCTGGACCGGTCCTGTGGCGGTGGTGCCACCGTCCCGATCGGCCGGCCCCTCGCCAACACCCGGGCCTACGTCGTCGACCGGGCCATGGAGCTCGTTCCCCTCGGCGTGCCCGGCGAACTCTGCATCGGCGGCCGGGGCGTCGCCCGCGGCTACGTCGGCCTGCCCGCCCTGACCGCCGAGCGCTTCGTGCCGGACCCGTACGGCGGCGACGGCGGCAGGCTCTACCGGACCGGCGACATCGTGCGGTACCGCCCGGACGGCCGCATGGAGTTCCTCGGCCGCTCCGACCACCAGGTCAAGCTGCGCGGCTTCCGGATCGAGCTCAACGAGATCCAGAACGTGCTGCTCCAGCACCCCGAGGTCGACAGCGCCGTCGCGGTGCTGCGCGAGGACCGGCCCGGCGACGCCCGGATCATCGGCTACATCACGGCCCACGAGCCCGAGCTCCGCACGGCCGGGCTGCGCCAGTGGCTGGCCGAACGGCTGCCCGAGTACATGGTCCCCGCACTGCTGGTCCAGCTCGACGCACTGCCCCAGACCGCCAACGGCAAGATCGACCGGAACGCGCTGCCCGTCCCCGGCGAGCAGCGCTCCGGCTCCGACGACGCCTACGTCGCACCCCGCTCCGACCAGGAGCAGAAGCTCGTCGACCTGTTCGCCGACGTCCTGGACCTGCCCGCACAGCGGATCGGCGTCCATGACGACTTCTTCGCACTCGGCGGACAGTCGCTGCTCGCCGTCGCGCTGATCTCCCGGGTCTGCTCCGCCTTCGGGGTCGACCTGCCGCTGAGCGCCCTGTTCACCGCGCGCACCGTCGCCGCGTTCCTGCCCGTCGTGCTGGCCGGCCGGCCCGTGGAGAGTGCGGGCGCCGACAGCCCCGACGAGTTCGACTTCTTCGCCATTCCGCGCGCCCCGCGCGACGCTCCGCTGCCACTGGCCATCGCCCAGGAACGCCTGTGGTTCTTCGAGAAGCTGCGCCCCGGCACGGCCGCGTACAACGAGCCGCTGGTCCTGCGCCTGGGCGGCGCGCTCGACGCCGGGCTGCTGCGCGGCGCGGTGGAGGACGTCGTCGCCCGGCACGAGGCGCTGCGCTCCACGTTCCCCTCCGTGGGAGGCAGGCCCCGCCAGGTGGTCGACGAGGCCTTCGCCCTCCCGTGGTCCGTGGTGGACATGCCGGGCGCGGACCGTCAGGCGCTGATCGCCCGCGCCGAACAGGAGACCCGCGCCCCCTTCGACCTGGCGAAGGGCCCGCTGGTGCGGGCCTGTCTGCTCCGGGTCGCGCCGCAGGACCACGTCCTGGTCCTGACGATCCACCATGCCGTGTTCGACGGCTGGTCGCTCGGGATACTCCTGCGTGAGCTCGAGGAGTGCTTCGCGGCCCGCACCGAGGGCCGCGGTCCGAAGCTCCCCGACCTTCCGGTGCAGTACGGGGACTACGCCGTATGGCAGCGGGAGTGGCTCGCCGACGGGGTGCTGGAGGACCTGGCCGACTACTGGCGCGAGACGCTCGAAGGCGCGCCGCCGGTCCTGGAGCTGCCCGCCGACCACCCCCGCCCCGCCGTCCAGTCGCACCGGGGCGTGCACGAGGCCACCGTGCTGCCCGCGGACCTCACCGAGGGGCTGCGGGAGCTGTGCAAGCGGGAGGAGGTCACCATGTTCATGGTCCTGCTGACCGCCTTCAAGATCCTGCTCGCCCGCTACAGCGGCCAGGAGGACGTGGTCGTCGGCACCCCGGTCGCCAACCGCAACCGCGTCGAGATCGAGTCGCTCATCGGCTTCTTCGTCAACACCCTCGTGCTGCGCACCGACTTGAGCGGCGACCCCTCGGTCCTCGACGTCCTGGACCGGGTGCGTGACACGGCGATCGGCGCGTACGCCAACCAGGACATGCCGTACGCGGAGCTCGTCAAGGAACTGCGGCCGCCGCGCGACCCCAGCCGTTCCCCGCTCGTCCAGGTCATGTTCGCCCTGGCCAACACCCCCGACCACGAACCGGAGCTGACCGGGCTCACCGTCGACCAGTTCGACGCCGAACAGGGCGTGGCCCGCTTCGACCTGTCACTGCTCGTCAAGGAGCGGGACGACGTGATCGCCGTGGCACTGGAGTACTGCACGGACCTCTTCGAACCGGCCACGGCCAGGCGTCTGCTGGCCGACTACACCCAGGTGATCGTGGAGATGCTGCGGGCCCCGGACGCACCTCTCTCCCAGCTGAACGGAATCTCGCGGTGA